A window from Aquabacterium sp. NJ1 encodes these proteins:
- a CDS encoding glycosyltransferase family 2 protein: MNVAATAQPVSTDAVPNHRLSVVVPMYNEVDNVEPFVTAMHEALGDYPFDWELIIVNDGSRDGTQKVLDEQARLRGPHVRPIHLWRNFRQTAAMQAGIDAARGDVIVTLDGDLQNDPKDIPKLVARLLREDLDLVAGWRQNRQDGLWLRKVPSRIANRLIRKITQLEFQDLGCSLKAYRASVLKRVSLYGEMHRFIPAWMATVTSPARMAEEPVSHHARTRGESKYGISRTLRVVLDLLAVNFFLRFSGRPGHFFGGVGLAVGLVGGLILSYLAVLKMLGQNIGGRPLLWLGFFCVLGGLQFLTTGVLAELLIRIYYDRGEVAPYHTSEAPQLHADTAWHQPH; this comes from the coding sequence ATGAATGTTGCCGCGACGGCCCAGCCCGTCTCTACCGATGCCGTGCCCAACCACCGCCTGTCCGTGGTGGTGCCGATGTACAACGAGGTCGATAACGTCGAGCCCTTTGTCACGGCCATGCACGAGGCGCTGGGCGACTACCCCTTCGACTGGGAGCTCATCATCGTCAACGATGGCAGCCGCGACGGCACCCAGAAGGTGCTTGATGAGCAAGCCCGTTTGCGCGGCCCCCATGTGCGGCCCATCCACCTGTGGCGCAACTTCCGGCAGACGGCCGCCATGCAAGCGGGCATCGACGCCGCACGCGGTGATGTGATCGTGACGCTGGACGGCGACCTGCAGAACGACCCCAAGGACATCCCCAAGCTGGTGGCACGCCTGCTGCGTGAAGACCTGGACCTGGTCGCCGGCTGGCGCCAGAACCGCCAGGACGGCCTGTGGCTGCGCAAGGTGCCCTCGCGCATCGCCAACCGCCTGATCCGCAAGATCACGCAACTGGAGTTCCAGGATCTGGGTTGCAGCCTGAAGGCCTACCGCGCCAGCGTGCTCAAGCGCGTGAGCCTGTATGGCGAGATGCACCGCTTCATCCCGGCCTGGATGGCCACGGTGACCTCGCCTGCGCGCATGGCCGAAGAACCGGTGAGCCACCATGCCCGCACGCGGGGTGAATCCAAATACGGCATTTCGCGCACGCTGCGCGTGGTGCTGGACTTGCTGGCCGTGAATTTCTTCTTGCGTTTCTCCGGGCGCCCGGGCCACTTCTTCGGTGGCGTGGGCCTCGCGGTCGGGCTCGTGGGTGGCCTGATCCTGAGTTACCTGGCCGTGCTGAAAATGCTCGGCCAGAACATCGGCGGGCGACCGCTGCTCTGGCTGGGCTTCTTTTGCGTGCTGGGTGGGCTGCAGTTCCTCACCACAGGCGTGCTGGCCGAGTTGCTGATCCGCATTTACTACGACCGAGGCGAAGTGGCGCCGTATCACACCAGTGAAGCGCCCCAGCTGCATGCCGACACCGCCTGGCACCAGCCGCATTGA
- a CDS encoding glycosyltransferase family 39 protein yields the protein MNQPTNALVVSTGAAPVAKRPSGQRWPKIWGPRMWKLLALVAVLFVYRLWVVKHSGISLFFDEAQYWDWSKHLAWGYFSKPPLIAGLIWLSTALFGSGVLGVKAIVMLLYPATALSMVGLARALWPTSSGVRTGMVAGALFMTIPMVGLMGMFASTDAPLILCWTLASWALWRAQVTNRMSHWALLGVACGIGLMGKYTMAAFALTAVWTLWAVHGPERGVFRLGPWLAAAIALALLSPNLIWNAHNGFPTMQHTVELTAQSDRSGGILPTLVFLAGQVLMLGPVAVIAGLWLFKSTPAPSNPNTAPTSQWASSSQMMPPSQWKHSTQAQPSSQPGATADGTPVKRPVVRNSAYYLASVSSYRFLWAMSLPLQIVAIVQALYADAHVNWAAPSMVGFTLLIASRLSRPLVPLASPRPTGWLVAVLASNLVLTSITLHLRDIVGPTLPSKFDVLVRMRGWQEAFADLAPELEDPVVTGLPVLTDSRLLITEAAYHWRRYNVKTLAWNPKGQRHDHYEMTRSLPNKVGADVLLLTSDPKPDEITKRFAIIRPLKSTQIAVGPDRNVEMHLFFLRGFLGYDQKSYLEQSGADRPDTTPDGQ from the coding sequence ATGAACCAACCCACCAATGCATTAGTTGTCTCCACTGGCGCTGCACCAGTGGCCAAACGCCCATCCGGGCAACGCTGGCCCAAGATCTGGGGGCCACGCATGTGGAAACTGCTGGCGCTGGTCGCCGTGCTGTTTGTGTACCGGCTGTGGGTGGTCAAGCACTCGGGCATCTCGCTGTTCTTTGACGAAGCCCAGTACTGGGATTGGTCCAAGCACCTGGCCTGGGGTTACTTCTCCAAGCCGCCCTTGATCGCTGGCTTGATCTGGCTGAGCACGGCCCTGTTCGGCTCGGGCGTGCTGGGGGTCAAGGCCATCGTGATGCTGCTCTACCCGGCCACCGCATTGAGCATGGTCGGGCTGGCGCGCGCGCTCTGGCCAACCAGCAGCGGCGTGCGCACCGGCATGGTGGCGGGCGCCCTGTTCATGACCATCCCCATGGTGGGCCTGATGGGCATGTTCGCGTCAACAGACGCACCCTTGATCCTGTGCTGGACCCTGGCTTCGTGGGCCTTGTGGCGCGCGCAGGTCACCAACCGGATGAGCCACTGGGCGCTGCTGGGCGTGGCATGCGGCATCGGCCTGATGGGCAAGTACACCATGGCGGCGTTCGCCTTGACCGCCGTCTGGACCCTGTGGGCCGTGCATGGCCCCGAGCGCGGCGTGTTCCGGCTCGGGCCCTGGTTGGCCGCTGCCATTGCCTTGGCGCTGCTGTCGCCCAACTTGATCTGGAATGCCCACAATGGCTTCCCGACCATGCAGCACACCGTCGAGCTGACGGCCCAATCCGATCGCTCGGGCGGCATCCTGCCGACGCTGGTCTTTCTGGCCGGGCAGGTGCTGATGCTGGGCCCCGTGGCAGTGATCGCCGGCCTGTGGCTGTTCAAGAGCACCCCCGCACCGAGCAACCCGAACACGGCGCCGACCAGCCAGTGGGCATCATCCAGCCAGATGATGCCGCCCAGCCAGTGGAAGCACTCCACCCAGGCGCAGCCTTCGAGCCAACCGGGCGCCACAGCTGATGGCACGCCTGTCAAACGCCCGGTGGTGCGCAACTCGGCTTACTACCTGGCCTCGGTGTCGAGCTACCGCTTCCTGTGGGCCATGAGCCTGCCGCTGCAGATCGTGGCCATCGTGCAGGCGCTGTATGCCGATGCGCATGTGAACTGGGCTGCGCCGTCCATGGTGGGCTTCACGCTGCTGATCGCCTCGCGCCTGAGCCGGCCACTGGTGCCGCTGGCCTCGCCCCGCCCCACCGGCTGGCTGGTGGCCGTGCTGGCCTCCAACCTCGTGCTGACGTCCATCACCCTGCACCTGCGCGATATCGTCGGGCCCACGCTGCCTTCCAAGTTCGATGTGCTGGTGCGCATGCGCGGCTGGCAGGAGGCTTTTGCCGACCTGGCGCCTGAGCTGGAAGACCCCGTGGTGACGGGCCTGCCAGTGCTGACGGATTCACGCCTGCTGATCACCGAGGCGGCTTACCACTGGCGCCGCTACAACGTGAAGACGCTGGCCTGGAACCCCAAGGGGCAACGCCACGATCACTACGAGATGACGCGCAGCCTGCCCAACAAGGTGGGTGCCGATGTGCTGCTGCTGACCAGCGACCCCAAGCCTGACGAGATCACCAAGCGCTTTGCCATCATCCGCCCGCTGAAGTCGACCCAGATCGCGGTGGGGCCTGATCGCAATGTGGAAATGCACCTGTTCTTCCTGCGTGGCTTCCTGGGCTATGACCAGAAGAGCTACCTGGAACAAAGTGGTGCGGACAGACCTGACACGACACCTGATGGACAGTGA
- a CDS encoding phosphatase PAP2 family protein, with translation MDSEFRRRSRRHLEADNPDELDTRLIWAGLFFSLAIFAQFPGLDLLVSVNYYSAEHGFFHRDDALVRALYDWTPWLGRGLIVVLALFALLAPWIGRLFRKTGHPDLAERSTGPWRHLATVSVCAALLGNGLVIEGLCKGLMGRPRPVQVEQFGGQETYRGPFNPGSDPAHHRSFVSSHAAAGFALMSLGLTCGPVWRRRWLLIGTLAGGIVGMGRMMQGGHFLSDIIFAFYAIWLSCELVAWVDRRRLSRSRS, from the coding sequence ATGGACAGTGAGTTCCGGCGTCGTTCGCGGCGTCATCTTGAGGCAGACAACCCTGATGAGCTGGACACCCGGCTGATCTGGGCGGGCCTGTTCTTTTCGCTGGCGATCTTTGCCCAGTTCCCGGGGCTGGATCTGCTGGTGTCCGTGAACTACTACAGTGCCGAGCACGGCTTCTTTCACCGCGATGACGCCTTGGTGCGCGCGCTGTATGACTGGACGCCCTGGCTGGGCCGTGGCTTGATCGTGGTGCTGGCGCTGTTTGCGCTGCTGGCCCCGTGGATCGGCCGATTGTTCCGCAAGACGGGGCATCCGGATCTGGCTGAGCGCAGCACAGGCCCCTGGCGCCACCTGGCTACCGTGTCCGTTTGCGCGGCCTTGCTGGGCAATGGGCTGGTCATCGAGGGGCTTTGCAAGGGCCTCATGGGCCGCCCTCGCCCGGTTCAGGTCGAGCAATTCGGCGGGCAGGAAACCTACCGCGGCCCCTTCAACCCGGGCAGTGACCCCGCCCACCACCGCAGCTTTGTCAGCAGCCATGCCGCAGCAGGTTTCGCCTTGATGAGCCTGGGGCTGACCTGTGGCCCCGTCTGGCGCCGCCGCTGGCTCTTGATTGGCACACTCGCTGGTGGCATTGTGGGCATGGGCCGCATGATGCAGGGGGGGCACTTCCTCAGCGACATCATCTTTGCCTTCTACGCCATATGGTTATCGTGTGAACTGGTAGCCTGGGTTGATCGACGCCGTCTTTCCCGTTCGAGATCATGA
- the nadA gene encoding quinolinate synthase NadA produces the protein MSSAPTSANTANSVSYDYDLQDANGATCTAHAWAKVPAPLSAEAKAEIKARIKALLKERNAVLVAHYYVDGDLQDLAQETGGCVSDSLEMARFGRDHSAQTLIVAGVKFMGESSKILSPGKRVLMPDLDATCSLDLGCPAEDFVKFCDAHPDRKVVVYANTSAAVKARADWMVTSSCALSIVKHLKDQGEKILWAPDRHLGRYIQKETGADMLMWNGACIVHDEFKGLELDLLKKDHPKALVLVHPESPESVVAQADVVGSTSQLLKAVVESDAPEFIVATDNGILHRMRQMAPHKVLIEAPTAGNSATCKSCAHCPWMAMNGLQGVLDCLEKGTGEITVDEAIRVKAHGCIDRMLDFVAKNPAAITKPAQGFVPNIGAA, from the coding sequence ATGAGTTCCGCTCCTACCTCCGCCAACACCGCCAATTCGGTTTCATACGACTACGACCTGCAGGACGCCAATGGTGCGACCTGCACGGCCCACGCCTGGGCCAAGGTGCCCGCGCCCTTGAGCGCCGAGGCCAAGGCCGAGATCAAGGCGCGCATCAAGGCCCTACTGAAAGAGCGCAATGCCGTGCTGGTGGCCCACTATTACGTGGACGGCGACCTGCAGGACCTGGCCCAGGAAACCGGCGGCTGCGTGTCGGACTCGCTGGAGATGGCGCGTTTTGGCCGTGACCACAGCGCCCAGACCCTGATCGTCGCGGGCGTGAAGTTCATGGGCGAGTCGTCCAAGATCCTCAGCCCCGGCAAGCGCGTGCTGATGCCCGACCTGGACGCCACCTGCTCGCTGGACCTGGGCTGCCCTGCTGAAGACTTCGTCAAGTTCTGCGATGCCCACCCGGACCGCAAGGTGGTGGTCTACGCCAACACCAGCGCAGCCGTGAAAGCCCGCGCCGACTGGATGGTGACCAGCTCGTGCGCCCTGTCCATCGTCAAGCACCTGAAGGACCAGGGAGAGAAGATCCTGTGGGCGCCTGACCGCCACCTGGGCCGCTACATCCAGAAAGAAACCGGCGCCGACATGCTGATGTGGAACGGCGCCTGCATCGTGCACGACGAGTTCAAGGGCCTAGAGCTGGACCTGCTCAAGAAGGACCACCCCAAGGCCCTGGTGCTGGTGCACCCCGAATCGCCCGAAAGCGTCGTGGCCCAGGCCGACGTGGTGGGGTCGACCTCGCAGTTGCTCAAGGCCGTGGTCGAGTCCGACGCGCCCGAGTTCATCGTGGCCACCGACAACGGCATCCTGCACCGCATGCGCCAGATGGCACCCCACAAGGTGCTGATCGAAGCGCCCACCGCTGGCAACAGCGCCACGTGCAAGAGCTGCGCGCACTGCCCCTGGATGGCCATGAACGGCCTGCAAGGCGTGCTGGACTGCCTTGAGAAAGGCACCGGCGAGATCACTGTGGACGAAGCCATCCGCGTGAAGGCCCATGGTTGCATCGACCGCATGCTCGATTTCGTGGCCAAGAACCCCGCGGCCATCACCAAGCCGGCCCAAGGCTTCGTGCCCAACATCGGCGCGGCCTGA
- the nadC gene encoding carboxylating nicotinate-nucleotide diphosphorylase, which yields MFDHNETLQEARERNVRDALFEDVGVCDWTAQLVPAGQRVKSRLIVREEAVLCGREWFEACLFRLDPKASITWAYAEGALMAPDTEVCLIECDARAMLTAERPGINFLQTLSAVATLTHRHMKAIEGASPNPRGCVVLDTRKTLPGLRLAQKYAVRVGGGANQRLALYDGILIKENHIAAAGSVTAAVKNAQALVAAQPSPQREQITIQVEVENLDELREALAAGAVSVLLDNFTYDMMRAAVALNKELAKGEALLEVSGGVTLDQLRDIAVTGVDRISIGKLTKDVKAVDFSLRVLERIGG from the coding sequence ATGTTCGACCACAACGAGACCCTGCAAGAAGCCCGTGAACGCAATGTGCGCGACGCCCTGTTCGAAGACGTGGGTGTGTGCGACTGGACGGCGCAACTGGTGCCCGCCGGCCAGCGCGTGAAGTCGCGCCTGATCGTGCGCGAAGAGGCTGTGTTGTGCGGCCGTGAATGGTTCGAAGCCTGCCTGTTCAGGCTGGACCCGAAAGCATCCATCACCTGGGCGTATGCCGAAGGTGCGCTGATGGCGCCGGACACCGAGGTCTGCCTGATCGAATGCGATGCGCGCGCCATGTTGACGGCCGAGCGCCCGGGCATCAACTTCCTGCAGACGCTGTCGGCGGTGGCCACCCTCACCCACCGCCACATGAAGGCCATTGAAGGCGCCTCGCCCAACCCGCGCGGCTGCGTGGTGCTGGACACCCGCAAGACCCTGCCCGGCTTGCGTCTGGCCCAGAAGTACGCCGTGCGCGTGGGCGGTGGCGCCAACCAGCGCCTGGCCTTGTACGACGGCATCCTGATCAAGGAAAACCACATTGCCGCAGCCGGCAGCGTGACCGCCGCCGTGAAGAATGCGCAGGCCCTGGTGGCCGCGCAGCCCTCGCCCCAGCGTGAGCAAATCACCATCCAGGTGGAAGTCGAGAACCTTGACGAATTGCGCGAAGCCCTGGCTGCGGGTGCCGTCAGCGTCCTGCTGGACAATTTCACCTACGACATGATGCGGGCCGCCGTGGCCCTCAACAAGGAGCTGGCCAAGGGCGAGGCCCTGCTGGAAGTCTCCGGTGGTGTCACCCTGGACCAATTGCGTGACATCGCCGTCACGGGCGTGGACCGCATCTCGATCGGCAAGCTCACCAAGGACGTCAAGGCGGTGGACTTCTCGCTGCGCGTGCTGGAGCGCATTGGCGGCTGA
- a CDS encoding late competence development ComFB family protein: protein MASDFTTLHNYYEKQVVDLVLEQAAHYPLLDKDHLPDVACVALNRLPPRYIRHQVDLAFHMTEKERQDSEQLIQDAVKFAFEFVQARYAMRARR from the coding sequence ATGGCATCCGATTTCACGACGCTGCACAACTACTACGAGAAACAGGTGGTCGACCTGGTTCTGGAACAGGCCGCCCATTACCCCTTGCTGGACAAGGACCACCTGCCTGACGTGGCCTGTGTGGCGCTCAACCGGCTACCGCCGCGCTACATCCGCCACCAGGTGGACCTGGCTTTTCACATGACCGAGAAAGAGCGCCAGGACAGCGAGCAGTTGATCCAGGACGCGGTCAAGTTCGCGTTCGAGTTCGTGCAGGCCCGCTACGCGATGCGCGCCAGACGCTGA
- the nadB gene encoding L-aspartate oxidase — protein MSAASDSSLPVVIIGAGLAGLTVALHLAETQPVIVLAKRQLEEAATAWAQGGIVGVLGSDDSIASHVRDTQEAGAGLVDEHTAEFIARHSAQAVEWLVARGVPFSPDPDGPLGLHLTREGGHAVRRIAHAADATGKAIHDVLLAEVKRHPNIQLREKWMAVDLITNRHLKKSAQEQQEAQRCHGVYALDIETHRVETLAASAVVLATGGAGKVYRYTTNPETSTGDGIAMAWRAGCRVGNMEFIQFHPTCLYHPQERSFLITEALRGEGGILRLPDGTRFMPDHDERGELAPRDIVARAIDFEMKKHGVDHVWLDATHLGEAFLKEHFPTIYARCLSLGIDIAKQPIPVVPAAHYTCGGVVTDLHGRTDLPGLYAVGETTYTGLHGANRLASNSLLECVVLGRTCAEDIQGQIPASAPKVPDWDESQVTDADEEVVIAHNWDELRLVMWNYVGIVRTTRRLERALHRIKLLRHEIDDYYAAFRVSRDLLELRNLVDCAELIVRSALSRQESRGLHFSRDYPRTLPVSFPTILCKKPKKKDAWLP, from the coding sequence ATGTCTGCTGCGTCGGATTCGTCCTTGCCTGTTGTCATCATCGGGGCCGGTCTGGCCGGTTTGACGGTGGCGTTGCACCTGGCGGAAACCCAGCCCGTGATCGTGCTGGCCAAACGCCAGCTTGAAGAGGCCGCCACCGCCTGGGCGCAAGGCGGCATCGTCGGCGTGCTGGGCAGCGACGACAGCATCGCCTCGCACGTGCGCGACACACAGGAGGCCGGCGCCGGTCTGGTGGACGAGCACACCGCCGAGTTCATCGCCCGCCACAGCGCCCAGGCCGTTGAATGGCTGGTGGCCCGTGGTGTGCCGTTCTCGCCTGACCCCGATGGCCCCCTGGGCCTGCACCTGACCCGCGAAGGCGGCCATGCCGTGCGCCGCATCGCCCACGCAGCGGACGCCACCGGCAAGGCCATCCACGACGTGCTGCTGGCCGAGGTCAAGCGCCACCCCAACATCCAGCTGCGCGAAAAGTGGATGGCGGTCGACCTGATCACCAACCGCCACCTCAAAAAATCTGCGCAAGAGCAGCAGGAAGCCCAACGCTGCCATGGCGTGTATGCCCTGGACATTGAAACCCACCGCGTCGAAACCCTGGCTGCTTCGGCGGTCGTGCTGGCCACCGGCGGCGCGGGCAAGGTCTACCGCTACACCACCAACCCTGAGACGTCCACGGGCGACGGCATCGCCATGGCCTGGCGCGCAGGCTGCCGCGTCGGCAACATGGAGTTCATCCAGTTCCACCCGACCTGCCTGTACCACCCGCAAGAGCGCAGCTTCCTGATCACCGAAGCCCTGCGTGGCGAAGGCGGCATCCTGCGTCTGCCCGATGGCACGCGCTTCATGCCCGACCACGACGAGCGCGGCGAACTGGCCCCGCGTGACATCGTGGCCCGCGCGATCGACTTCGAGATGAAGAAGCACGGCGTGGACCACGTCTGGCTGGATGCGACGCACCTCGGCGAAGCCTTCCTCAAAGAGCACTTCCCGACCATCTACGCGCGCTGCCTGTCCTTGGGCATCGACATCGCGAAGCAACCCATTCCCGTGGTGCCGGCGGCGCACTACACCTGCGGCGGCGTGGTGACCGACCTGCACGGCCGCACCGACCTGCCGGGCCTGTATGCCGTGGGCGAGACCACCTACACCGGCCTGCATGGCGCCAACCGCCTGGCCAGCAACTCCTTGCTGGAATGCGTGGTGCTGGGCCGCACGTGCGCCGAAGACATCCAGGGGCAGATCCCCGCCTCGGCGCCCAAGGTGCCCGACTGGGACGAAAGCCAGGTGACGGACGCCGACGAGGAAGTCGTCATCGCCCACAACTGGGACGAACTGCGCCTGGTGATGTGGAACTACGTGGGCATCGTGCGCACCACGCGCCGCCTGGAGCGCGCCTTGCACCGCATCAAGCTGCTGCGCCACGAGATCGACGATTACTACGCGGCCTTCCGCGTCAGCCGCGACTTGCTGGAATTGCGCAACCTGGTGGATTGCGCCGAGCTCATCGTGCGCTCGGCCCTGTCACGCCAGGAAAGCCGCGGCCTGCATTTCAGCCGCGACTACCCGCGCACCTTGCCGGTCAGCTTCCCGACCATCCTGTGCAAGAAGCCCAAGAAAAAGGATGCCTGGTTGCCTTGA
- a CDS encoding ATP-binding protein, with the protein MTSASPASRPNLVRFSLYVWLTIAMFAVVIACFVVYVRAEKRIDAANEVRVQSLALSDELRRSSDDLTHMVRIYVATGQPIFKQHYQEILDIRDGKAPRPVDYQNVYWDLVTPDNQRPRPMGPAIPFLKLLQQAGCTEAEFAKLAQAKARSDALARTEFAAMALLESSHPIAPAQQIKAQEMLTNAAYQEAKAGIMRPISEFNSLVATRTLQAVRDAEGHAATMRAILIALALVPMVLLWRTSQSLLAILGGPVNEVFTSIERLGGGDFSSPIPVAKGRENSVLGWLRATQLNLAQLYAQRTQAEDAVRLSEQRFHQALDDMLEGCMLIGFDWTILYVNEAGARFAQQQRDELMGRKLTEAFPGIEQSEVFALYQQVMQERAPLRQEVCFQFPDDGVKWFELCVAPTQEGISSLGLDISERRQLAQRQEIANAQLEQQVAERTADLQAALDAAHQASAAKSTFLSGMSHELRTPMNAILGFSQLLQMQALPDKQMGMVTEIRRAGQHLLALIDDLLDLTRVESGKVALSITPVALTEAVNEALSITQDHIKAMHLELVNHCSTQARVLADAVRLRQVIVNLLTNAAKYNREHGRITIDTAVNGGHRLRLSIRDTGQGLTPAQLPLLFRTFERLGAERSGIQGSGIGLALSKQLTELMGGEIGVSSTVGVGSTFWIELPLAQPDTAADVAALPQVDEARPAAPLRALYIEDNPANLQVVQALFALRPHWHLATAESGPAGLALATRAPLDVILLDIHLPGMDGYEVLQALRADDRTRAIPVIALSADAMPEQVERGLKAGFKAYLAKPLDLQQVMAALDALADQAISA; encoded by the coding sequence ATGACCAGCGCATCCCCCGCATCCAGGCCGAATCTGGTCCGGTTCTCGCTGTATGTCTGGCTGACGATCGCCATGTTTGCCGTGGTGATCGCCTGCTTCGTCGTCTATGTACGCGCCGAAAAACGGATTGACGCGGCCAACGAGGTGCGCGTTCAGTCGCTGGCCTTGTCCGATGAGTTGCGCCGCTCATCTGACGACCTGACGCACATGGTGCGCATCTATGTGGCAACGGGACAACCTATCTTCAAGCAGCACTACCAGGAGATCCTGGACATCCGCGACGGCAAGGCACCTCGCCCGGTGGATTACCAGAACGTGTATTGGGATCTGGTCACACCAGACAACCAGCGGCCTCGTCCCATGGGGCCGGCCATCCCCTTCTTGAAGCTGCTGCAGCAGGCCGGCTGTACCGAAGCAGAGTTTGCCAAGCTCGCGCAAGCCAAGGCCAGATCGGATGCCCTGGCCCGGACCGAGTTTGCGGCCATGGCCTTGCTCGAATCCAGCCATCCGATCGCGCCTGCGCAGCAAATCAAGGCGCAGGAGATGTTGACCAATGCGGCCTACCAGGAGGCCAAGGCCGGCATCATGCGCCCTATCAGCGAGTTCAACAGCCTGGTGGCCACACGCACGCTGCAAGCCGTGCGGGACGCAGAAGGCCATGCGGCCACCATGCGTGCGATCCTGATCGCACTGGCCCTGGTCCCCATGGTGCTGTTGTGGCGCACGAGCCAGAGCCTGCTGGCGATTCTGGGGGGGCCGGTGAACGAGGTCTTCACCAGCATCGAGCGCCTGGGGGGCGGGGATTTCTCCAGCCCCATCCCGGTGGCCAAAGGCCGGGAAAACAGCGTGCTGGGCTGGCTGCGCGCCACCCAGCTGAACCTGGCTCAGCTGTACGCGCAGCGCACACAGGCCGAGGACGCAGTCCGCCTGTCCGAGCAACGCTTCCACCAGGCGCTGGATGACATGCTGGAAGGCTGCATGCTCATTGGCTTTGACTGGACGATCCTGTATGTCAATGAGGCTGGGGCACGCTTCGCCCAGCAGCAGCGTGACGAACTCATGGGCCGCAAGCTGACGGAGGCCTTCCCCGGTATCGAGCAGTCGGAGGTGTTTGCGCTGTACCAGCAGGTCATGCAGGAGCGGGCGCCGCTGCGCCAGGAGGTGTGCTTCCAGTTCCCGGATGACGGCGTCAAGTGGTTCGAGCTCTGCGTGGCGCCAACCCAGGAGGGCATCAGCTCCTTGGGGCTGGACATTTCCGAGCGGCGCCAACTGGCCCAGCGCCAGGAGATCGCCAACGCGCAACTGGAACAGCAGGTGGCCGAACGCACGGCCGATCTGCAGGCCGCGCTGGATGCGGCCCACCAGGCCAGTGCGGCCAAATCGACCTTCCTCTCGGGCATGAGCCATGAGCTTCGCACGCCCATGAACGCGATTCTGGGCTTCTCTCAGTTGCTGCAGATGCAAGCCTTGCCTGACAAGCAGATGGGCATGGTCACCGAGATCCGCCGGGCCGGCCAGCATCTGCTGGCCCTGATCGATGACCTGCTGGACCTGACCCGCGTCGAGTCAGGCAAGGTGGCTTTGTCCATCACGCCGGTTGCGCTGACCGAGGCCGTGAACGAGGCCTTGAGCATCACGCAGGACCACATCAAGGCCATGCACCTTGAACTGGTGAACCACTGCAGCACACAGGCCCGCGTGCTGGCCGATGCTGTCCGGCTCAGGCAGGTCATCGTGAACCTGTTGACCAACGCCGCCAAGTACAACCGGGAACATGGCCGCATCACCATCGACACGGCGGTGAACGGTGGCCATCGCCTGCGCTTGTCCATCCGCGATACAGGGCAAGGCCTCACACCCGCGCAACTGCCCCTGCTGTTTCGCACGTTCGAGCGGCTGGGGGCCGAGCGCTCGGGCATCCAGGGCAGTGGCATCGGGCTGGCGCTGTCCAAACAGCTGACGGAGCTGATGGGTGGCGAGATCGGGGTGTCGTCCACCGTGGGGGTGGGCAGCACCTTCTGGATCGAGCTGCCGCTGGCCCAGCCTGACACCGCGGCCGATGTGGCTGCGCTGCCGCAGGTGGACGAGGCCCGGCCAGCCGCGCCGCTGAGGGCCCTCTACATCGAAGACAACCCGGCCAACCTCCAGGTTGTTCAGGCATTGTTTGCCCTGCGACCTCACTGGCATCTGGCAACGGCCGAGAGCGGCCCGGCCGGCCTGGCCTTGGCCACACGGGCACCGCTGGATGTCATCTTGCTGGACATCCACCTGCCGGGCATGGATGGCTACGAGGTCTTGCAAGCACTGCGGGCCGACGACCGCACCCGCGCCATCCCCGTCATCGCCTTGTCAGCCGATGCCATGCCCGAGCAGGTGGAGCGTGGTTTGAAAGCGGGTTTCAAGGCCTATCTGGCCAAGCCGCTGGACCTGCAGCAGGTGATGGCGGCGCTGGATGCACTGGCCGACCAGGCCATCAGCGCTTAG